One window from the genome of Castellaniella sp. MT123 encodes:
- the argB gene encoding acetylglutamate kinase — MSTLADTAPALSASIKAEVLSEALPYIRRFHGKTVVIKYGGNAMTDEHLQRTFAHDVVLLKLVGLNPVVVHGGGPQINSALKRIGKEGTFIQGMRVTDAETMEVVEWVLGGQVQQDIVMMVNEAGGKAVGLTGKDGCLIQARKTLMPDPDHPGELLDIGFVGEIERIEPAVVKALQDDQFIPIISSIGYGEDGQAYNINADVVAGKMAEVLGAEKLVMLTNTPGVLDKSGQLLRSLSAQTIDALFQDGTLSGGMLPKISSALDAARFGVNSVHIIDGRVPHCLLLEILTDRGVGTMISSH, encoded by the coding sequence ATGAGTACCCTCGCGGATACCGCCCCGGCATTGTCAGCCTCGATCAAGGCTGAAGTCCTCTCCGAAGCCCTGCCCTACATCCGGCGTTTCCACGGCAAGACCGTCGTCATCAAATACGGCGGCAACGCCATGACCGACGAACATCTGCAACGCACCTTCGCGCACGACGTGGTGCTGTTGAAACTCGTCGGCTTGAACCCGGTCGTGGTCCACGGCGGCGGGCCGCAGATCAATAGCGCCCTCAAACGCATCGGCAAGGAAGGCACCTTCATCCAGGGCATGCGCGTCACCGACGCGGAAACCATGGAAGTCGTGGAATGGGTGCTGGGCGGCCAGGTGCAACAGGACATCGTCATGATGGTCAATGAAGCCGGCGGCAAGGCCGTGGGCCTGACCGGCAAGGACGGCTGTCTGATCCAGGCGCGCAAGACACTCATGCCCGACCCGGACCATCCCGGCGAACTCCTGGACATCGGCTTCGTGGGCGAGATCGAACGCATCGAGCCCGCCGTGGTCAAGGCCCTGCAGGACGACCAGTTCATCCCCATCATCTCGTCCATCGGCTACGGCGAGGACGGCCAGGCCTACAACATCAACGCCGATGTGGTGGCGGGCAAGATGGCCGAAGTCCTGGGGGCGGAAAAACTGGTCATGCTGACCAACACCCCCGGCGTACTCGACAAAAGCGGCCAGTTGCTGCGCAGCCTGTCGGCTCAGACGATCGACGCGCTGTTCCAGGACGGCACGCTATCGGGCGGGATGCTGCCGAAGATCTCCTCGGCGCTGGACGCCGCCCGTTTCGGCGTGAACTCGGTCCACATCATCGATGGCCGGGTACCGCACTGCCTGCTGCTCGAAATCCTCACCGACCGCGGCGTCGGCACGATGATCAGTTCGCATTGA
- a CDS encoding BON domain-containing protein → MPLSARPLSTRPLARCLISLACLSALSGCGLFIVGGTAATTAMVATDRRTAGEQVDDQTIELRVSSEMNKAFGDKARVLGTSYAGRLLLVGDVPTEADRQKAVTIARSIQKVHQVDDHIRVGEITPLSVRTNDTWLTSKVKSEFVTTEGVPFRTIKVTTERGVVYLMGKVTADEGERAAKVASSISGVNKVVKLFNVVSRESLITDPGKPAPVTESSTSSAPASPPAGGSGGAQTMPVK, encoded by the coding sequence ATGCCCTTGTCCGCACGCCCATTGTCCACCCGCCCCCTGGCGCGCTGCCTGATCAGCCTCGCCTGCTTGTCCGCCCTGTCCGGCTGCGGCCTGTTCATCGTGGGCGGCACGGCGGCCACCACCGCCATGGTCGCCACCGACCGCCGCACGGCCGGCGAACAGGTTGACGACCAGACGATCGAACTGCGCGTTTCCAGCGAAATGAACAAGGCCTTTGGCGACAAGGCCCGGGTCCTGGGCACGTCCTACGCGGGCCGCCTGCTGCTGGTGGGCGACGTACCCACCGAAGCCGACCGCCAGAAGGCAGTGACCATCGCCCGCTCGATCCAGAAAGTCCATCAGGTGGACGACCACATCCGCGTGGGCGAGATCACACCGCTCAGCGTGCGCACCAACGACACCTGGCTGACCTCCAAGGTCAAAAGCGAATTCGTCACCACCGAAGGCGTGCCCTTCCGTACGATCAAGGTCACGACCGAACGCGGCGTGGTCTACCTGATGGGCAAGGTCACGGCCGACGAGGGCGAGCGCGCCGCCAAGGTCGCCTCCAGCATCTCGGGGGTCAATAAAGTCGTAAAATTATTCAATGTCGTGTCGCGGGAAAGCCTGATCACCGATCCCGGCAAGCCGGCCCCCGTCACGGAATCCAGTACTTCCAGCGCCCCAGCCTCGCCTCCGGCAGGCGGTAGCGGCGGCGCGCAGACCATGCCTGTGAAATGA
- a CDS encoding septal ring lytic transglycosylase RlpA family protein, producing the protein MTAAPCSPLAIAQPTADPAGRPFLRTLAIGLLCATLAILAGCASRSGGYYKDDGPGDRVPPDIASIPDAVPRLERHAPANFRPYQVFGIRYVPIGEDQPYRQEGVASWYGRKFHGERTANGETYDMYAMTAAHPTLPIPSYARVTRVGSSRSIIVRINDRGPFHPGRIIDLSYVAAAKLGLVGPGSGRVVVQAITNADIRAGRDGSAPLMASAATPVSVTEPAQPMPAPVSLPPPALASAPPPTRAGNDPAGAGIYLQFGAFSSPDNAHALAQRVNAQMDRSLGQVSVSYQPPLYKVRMGPYPSRNEADHTAASLSASAGLNPVVAMDQGF; encoded by the coding sequence ATGACCGCCGCCCCCTGCTCCCCGCTCGCGATTGCGCAACCAACGGCCGATCCGGCCGGCCGGCCGTTCCTGCGGACGCTGGCAATCGGGCTGCTCTGCGCGACACTGGCGATCCTGGCCGGTTGCGCTTCCCGGTCGGGGGGGTACTACAAGGACGACGGCCCGGGTGACCGGGTCCCGCCGGACATCGCCTCCATCCCCGATGCCGTGCCGCGCCTCGAGCGCCACGCCCCGGCGAATTTCCGGCCCTATCAGGTCTTCGGCATCCGATACGTCCCCATCGGCGAGGACCAACCCTATCGTCAGGAAGGCGTGGCCTCGTGGTACGGCCGGAAATTCCACGGCGAAAGGACCGCCAACGGCGAAACCTACGACATGTACGCCATGACGGCCGCCCACCCGACCCTGCCGATTCCCAGCTACGCCCGGGTGACGCGTGTGGGCAGCAGCCGCTCGATCATCGTGCGCATCAACGACCGGGGGCCCTTCCACCCGGGCCGCATCATCGACCTGTCATACGTCGCCGCCGCGAAGCTGGGCCTGGTCGGCCCCGGCAGCGGGCGCGTCGTCGTCCAGGCCATCACCAATGCCGACATCCGCGCCGGCCGCGATGGGTCAGCACCCCTGATGGCGTCGGCGGCGACCCCGGTTTCAGTCACCGAGCCAGCTCAGCCCATGCCCGCGCCGGTCAGCCTGCCCCCGCCGGCCCTGGCGTCCGCGCCTCCACCGACACGGGCCGGCAACGACCCGGCAGGCGCCGGAATCTACCTGCAATTCGGCGCCTTTTCCTCGCCGGATAATGCGCATGCCCTCGCGCAACGAGTCAATGCCCAGATGGACCGGTCACTGGGGCAAGTATCGGTCAGCTACCAGCCACCTCTGTACAAGGTCCGCATGGGCCCCTATCCGTCGCGCAACGAAGCCGACCACACGGCGGCCTCTCTGTCGGCCTCGGCCGGACTGAATCCGGTCGTCGCCATGGATCAGGGCTTCTGA
- a CDS encoding YraN family protein: MLTDAYARAQQAQGLALRRRRRAARTAARHAPRNDRQGAPPSAGSPSQRQGYAAESLALRHLNARGLRILARNLRCKAGEIDLVACQGSTLVFIEVRQRRDRRHGGATASVNRPKQARLIRAARYFLPLLSARHFAGRTPVCRFDVVSVEGEQIDWIQDAFRS; the protein is encoded by the coding sequence ATGCTGACCGATGCTTATGCGCGGGCGCAACAGGCCCAGGGCCTGGCGCTGCGCCGCCGCCGGCGCGCGGCGCGCACCGCAGCCCGCCATGCCCCGCGCAATGACCGGCAGGGCGCCCCGCCATCCGCGGGATCGCCCAGCCAGCGGCAGGGATATGCGGCCGAATCTCTGGCCCTTCGTCACCTGAATGCGCGGGGGCTGCGAATCCTGGCTCGCAACCTGCGCTGCAAGGCGGGGGAGATCGATCTGGTGGCATGCCAGGGCTCGACGCTGGTGTTTATCGAGGTGCGACAGCGACGCGACCGGCGCCATGGCGGGGCTACCGCCAGTGTAAACCGGCCCAAGCAGGCGCGCCTGATCCGCGCCGCCCGCTATTTCCTGCCGCTGCTGTCCGCCCGGCACTTCGCTGGGCGGACTCCCGTGTGCCGCTTCGACGTCGTCAGCGTGGAGGGTGAGCAGATCGACTGGATCCAGGATGCGTTCCGGAGTTGA
- a CDS encoding phosphoheptose isomerase: MDMTSRMTSHFDDAVDTFKSSARELAPALATGVDLLFGALTNNARILACGNGGSAADAQHFVAELVGRFERDRLPLGGIALNTDTSIMTAVGNDYGFNSVFERQVNALGQPGDVLVAISTSGNSPNVLRAIEAAHEREMQVIALSGKGGGQINSLLYETDIHLCVPHDRTMRIQEVHILLLHALCDGIDALLLGDPL, encoded by the coding sequence ATGGATATGACCTCCCGCATGACGTCGCATTTCGACGATGCCGTCGACACCTTCAAATCCAGCGCCCGCGAACTCGCTCCCGCTCTGGCGACCGGGGTCGACCTGCTGTTTGGCGCCCTGACGAACAATGCCCGCATCCTGGCCTGCGGCAACGGCGGCTCGGCCGCCGATGCCCAGCATTTCGTAGCGGAACTCGTCGGCCGCTTCGAGCGTGACCGCTTGCCTCTGGGCGGCATCGCCCTGAATACCGACACCTCGATCATGACCGCCGTGGGCAACGACTACGGCTTCAATTCCGTCTTCGAACGCCAGGTCAATGCCCTGGGCCAACCCGGCGACGTACTGGTGGCGATTTCCACCAGCGGCAATTCGCCCAACGTGCTGCGCGCCATCGAGGCCGCCCACGAACGCGAAATGCAAGTCATCGCCCTGTCCGGCAAGGGCGGCGGCCAGATCAATTCACTACTGTACGAGACTGACATCCATCTGTGCGTCCCGCACGATCGCACCATGCGCATCCAGGAAGTCCATATCCTGCTGCTGCATGCGCTGTGTGACGGCATCGACGCCCTGCTCCTGGGAGACCCCCTCTGA
- a CDS encoding TlpA disulfide reductase family protein, whose product MKKIILGLAAVIAIGAAALWQFQGAAQAAPNVAFTDLQGKTLTTQDLRGKVVLVKFWATSCTTCVAQMPDTIRHYQDLKSRGFDTIAVAMQYDPPNYVKNYTETRRLPFPVVIDAQGKLAQAFGDVRLTPTAFLIDKHGNIIKRYLGNYDEQAFMATVEKALAS is encoded by the coding sequence ATGAAAAAGATCATTCTCGGCCTGGCAGCGGTGATCGCGATCGGCGCCGCTGCACTCTGGCAGTTCCAGGGGGCCGCCCAGGCGGCACCCAACGTCGCCTTCACCGATCTCCAGGGCAAAACCCTGACCACGCAGGACCTACGCGGCAAAGTCGTCCTCGTCAAATTCTGGGCCACCAGCTGCACCACCTGCGTGGCGCAGATGCCGGACACCATCCGCCACTATCAGGACCTGAAATCGCGCGGCTTCGACACGATCGCGGTGGCCATGCAGTACGACCCGCCCAATTACGTGAAAAATTACACGGAAACCCGCCGGCTGCCGTTCCCGGTGGTGATCGACGCCCAGGGCAAGCTTGCCCAGGCCTTTGGCGACGTGCGGCTGACCCCCACAGCGTTCCTGATCGACAAGCACGGCAACATCATCAAACGCTATCTCGGCAACTACGACGAACAGGCCTTCATGGCCACGGTGGAAAAGGCATTGGCTTCATGA
- the rsmI gene encoding 16S rRNA (cytidine(1402)-2'-O)-methyltransferase, with product MTEMRDPEEVALTWKRHIDQVAGQNWPAGCLYVVATPIGNLEDLSLRAWEALRRCDAIAAEDTRTTRTLLDAWGIATPLLAAHRHNEQEAAEGIVDRLARGERIALVSDAGAPAVSDPGARIVRHVRAAGFRVVPLPGPSAVIAALMASGATRDEEPGFAFAGFMPSKAQARRKWLARWLGWPVPVVMFETPHRLRAALSDLSELAGPDRVLTVARELSKRFEEIGTLPLGSVNDWLAEDVHRTQGEFVLVLHATEALPAQDEDLSADHERLMRALLADLSVRDAARIGAAATGLSRDRLYAWALGQKP from the coding sequence ATGACGGAAATGAGGGATCCGGAGGAAGTCGCTCTGACGTGGAAACGTCACATCGACCAGGTCGCCGGACAGAACTGGCCGGCGGGATGCCTGTACGTGGTGGCCACCCCGATCGGCAATCTCGAGGATCTGAGCCTGCGCGCCTGGGAAGCCTTACGGCGCTGCGATGCGATCGCGGCCGAGGATACCCGCACGACGCGCACATTGCTCGATGCCTGGGGGATCGCTACGCCCCTGCTGGCGGCGCACCGTCACAACGAGCAGGAGGCGGCCGAGGGAATCGTGGACCGTCTGGCGCGGGGCGAGCGGATCGCTCTGGTGTCGGATGCCGGCGCGCCAGCGGTCAGCGATCCGGGGGCGCGCATCGTGCGGCACGTGCGGGCGGCTGGTTTCCGGGTCGTTCCGCTGCCTGGGCCCAGCGCCGTCATTGCCGCCCTGATGGCTAGCGGCGCGACTCGCGACGAAGAGCCCGGCTTCGCCTTCGCAGGATTCATGCCCTCCAAGGCTCAGGCCCGCCGCAAGTGGCTGGCGCGCTGGCTGGGCTGGCCGGTTCCCGTGGTGATGTTCGAGACGCCGCACCGCCTGCGTGCCGCCCTGTCGGACCTGTCCGAACTGGCAGGGCCCGATCGCGTGCTGACCGTGGCCCGTGAGCTAAGCAAGCGGTTCGAGGAGATCGGCACGCTGCCTTTGGGTTCAGTGAACGACTGGCTGGCCGAGGATGTCCATCGTACGCAGGGCGAATTTGTGCTGGTGCTGCATGCGACCGAGGCCCTGCCCGCGCAGGACGAGGACCTGTCCGCGGATCACGAGCGGCTCATGCGAGCCTTGCTGGCCGATCTATCGGTGCGGGATGCCGCGCGCATCGGCGCGGCGGCCACCGGCCTGTCACGCGACCGCCTGTATGCCTGGGCTTTGGGTCAGAAGCCCTGA
- the rapZ gene encoding RNase adapter RapZ, with protein MLNIVLITGISGSGKSVALRMLEDTGYTCVDNLPVRFLHDFIASTQDSGLERVAVSIDVRTPGDLDELPGILTSLRAMGLALHVIFLDADDHTLMQRYSESRRRHPLTDRLRHEGQDPSLQDCITRERELLAPLRHQEHVIDTSDLTPGQLRGWVRDLVQVDRASVILTFESFAYKRGVPHDADLVFDVRCLPNPHYDPQLRPLTGRDAPVADWLAQFGSVEAMIEDIAGFIRKWLPLYMQDTRNYLTVAIGCTGGQHRSVYVAEQLARRFADHSPLLVRHRNPLLHKPSP; from the coding sequence ATGCTGAACATCGTCCTCATCACCGGCATTTCGGGATCCGGGAAATCCGTGGCCCTGCGTATGCTGGAAGACACGGGATACACCTGCGTCGACAATCTGCCCGTCCGGTTCCTGCACGATTTCATCGCCAGCACCCAGGACAGCGGTCTGGAACGGGTGGCGGTGTCCATCGACGTGCGCACCCCCGGCGACCTGGACGAATTGCCCGGCATTCTGACCAGCCTGCGGGCCATGGGCCTGGCCCTGCACGTGATTTTCCTGGATGCCGACGACCATACCCTGATGCAGCGCTACTCGGAATCCCGGCGCCGCCACCCCCTGACCGACCGGCTGCGGCACGAGGGGCAGGATCCGTCGCTACAGGATTGCATCACCCGCGAACGCGAACTGCTGGCTCCGCTACGACACCAGGAACATGTCATCGACACCTCGGACCTGACACCGGGACAGCTGCGCGGCTGGGTGCGCGACCTGGTGCAGGTCGACCGGGCATCCGTCATCCTGACCTTTGAATCCTTTGCCTACAAGCGGGGCGTGCCGCATGACGCCGACCTGGTCTTCGACGTCCGCTGCCTGCCCAACCCCCACTATGATCCGCAGCTGCGCCCGCTGACCGGGCGCGATGCCCCGGTTGCCGACTGGCTGGCCCAGTTTGGCAGCGTCGAGGCCATGATCGAGGACATCGCCGGCTTCATCCGCAAATGGCTGCCGCTGTACATGCAGGACACACGCAACTATCTCACGGTCGCGATCGGCTGCACCGGCGGGCAGCACCGCTCGGTCTATGTCGCAGAACAGCTGGCGCGGCGGTTCGCCGACCACTCGCCTCTGCTGGTGCGCCACCGCAACCCGCTGCTGCACAAGCCATCCCCATGA